Proteins encoded in a region of the Moritella marina ATCC 15381 genome:
- the fusA gene encoding elongation factor G encodes MADLSKYRNIGIFAHVDAGKTTTTERILKLTGQIHKTGEVHDGESTTDFMEQEAERGITIQSAAVTCFWDNHRFNVIDTPGHVDFTVEVYRSLKVLDGGIGVFCGSGGVEPQSETNWRYANDSEVARIIFVNKLDRMGADFYRVVKQTQDVLDANPLVMVLPIGIEDDFVGVVDLLTRKAYVWDETGLPENYKIEDVPADMADKVEEYREMLIETAVEQDDDLMEAYMEGTEPSIEEIKRCIRKGTRTMDFFPTYCGSAFKNKGMQLILDAVVDYLPSPTDVDPQPLTDEEGEPTGKFALVSTEETFKALAFKISDDRFGALTFIRIYSGILKKGDTILNAATGKTERVGRMCEMQADDRNELTSAQAGDIIAIVGMKGNVQTGHTLCDPKDPIILEAMVFPEPVISISVTPKDKGSTEKMGIAIGKMVAEDPTFKVETDQDSGETILSGMGELHLDIKVDILKRTYGVDLVVGAPQVAYRETITQAIEDSYTHKKQSGGSGQFGKIDYRIKPGEPGSGFVFTSTVVGGNVPKEFFPAVEKGFKSLMETGVLAGFPVLDVEIELFDGGFHAVDSSAVAFELAGRGAFRQSIPKAGAQLIEPIMKVDVFTPDDHVGDVIGDLNRRRGMIAGQDAGNTGVRIKADVPLSEMFGYIGSLRTMTSGRGQFSMEFSHYNPCPANVAEGVIAKVKEENAKK; translated from the coding sequence ATGGCTGATTTATCAAAATACAGAAATATCGGGATCTTCGCTCACGTTGATGCTGGTAAAACAACAACAACTGAACGTATCCTAAAACTTACTGGTCAAATTCACAAAACTGGTGAAGTACATGACGGCGAATCAACTACAGATTTCATGGAACAGGAAGCTGAGCGCGGTATTACTATCCAATCAGCAGCTGTAACTTGTTTCTGGGACAATCACCGTTTTAACGTTATTGATACTCCTGGACACGTTGATTTCACAGTTGAAGTTTACCGTTCACTTAAAGTACTTGACGGTGGTATCGGTGTATTTTGTGGTTCTGGTGGTGTTGAACCACAATCAGAAACTAACTGGCGTTATGCGAATGACTCAGAAGTTGCACGTATCATCTTCGTAAACAAACTAGACCGTATGGGTGCTGACTTCTACCGTGTTGTTAAGCAAACTCAAGACGTTCTAGATGCTAACCCACTAGTTATGGTTCTACCAATCGGTATCGAAGATGATTTCGTTGGTGTTGTTGACCTGCTAACTCGTAAAGCATACGTTTGGGATGAAACTGGTCTTCCAGAAAACTACAAAATCGAAGATGTTCCTGCGGACATGGCTGATAAAGTAGAAGAATACCGTGAAATGCTAATCGAAACTGCTGTAGAGCAAGACGATGACCTAATGGAAGCTTACATGGAAGGTACTGAACCTTCTATTGAAGAAATCAAACGTTGTATCCGTAAAGGTACACGTACAATGGACTTCTTCCCAACTTACTGTGGTTCAGCATTCAAGAACAAAGGTATGCAACTAATTCTTGACGCTGTAGTAGATTACCTACCTAGCCCAACTGACGTTGATCCTCAACCGCTTACGGATGAAGAAGGCGAACCAACTGGTAAATTTGCACTAGTTTCAACTGAAGAAACTTTCAAAGCGCTAGCATTCAAAATCTCTGATGACCGTTTCGGTGCACTTACTTTCATCCGTATCTACTCAGGTATCTTGAAAAAAGGCGACACTATTCTTAACGCTGCTACAGGTAAAACTGAGCGTGTTGGTCGTATGTGTGAAATGCAAGCTGATGATCGTAACGAATTAACTAGCGCTCAAGCTGGTGACATCATTGCAATCGTAGGTATGAAAGGTAACGTTCAAACTGGTCACACTTTATGTGATCCGAAAGATCCAATCATCCTAGAAGCGATGGTATTCCCAGAACCAGTAATCTCTATCTCTGTAACACCAAAAGATAAAGGTTCTACTGAGAAAATGGGTATTGCGATCGGTAAAATGGTTGCTGAAGATCCAACGTTCAAAGTTGAAACTGACCAAGATTCAGGCGAAACAATCCTTTCAGGTATGGGTGAACTTCACCTAGACATTAAGGTTGATATCCTTAAGCGTACATATGGCGTTGATCTAGTTGTTGGTGCTCCTCAGGTTGCTTACCGTGAAACTATTACTCAAGCAATTGAAGATAGCTACACGCATAAGAAACAATCTGGTGGTAGTGGTCAATTCGGTAAGATCGATTACCGTATCAAGCCAGGTGAACCAGGTTCAGGTTTCGTATTCACATCAACTGTTGTTGGTGGTAACGTACCTAAAGAATTCTTCCCTGCTGTTGAGAAAGGCTTCAAGAGCTTAATGGAAACAGGTGTTCTAGCTGGTTTCCCAGTACTAGACGTTGAAATCGAATTATTCGATGGTGGCTTCCACGCAGTGGATTCATCAGCTGTTGCATTCGAACTTGCTGGTCGTGGCGCATTCCGTCAATCAATCCCGAAAGCTGGCGCACAGTTAATCGAACCGATCATGAAAGTTGACGTATTCACGCCAGACGATCACGTTGGTGACGTTATTGGTGACCTTAACCGTCGTCGTGGTATGATCGCTGGTCAAGACGCTGGTAACACTGGTGTTCGTATTAAAGCTGACGTACCTCTTTCAGAAATGTTTGGTTACATCGGTTCACTACGTACAATGACATCTGGTCGTGGTCAGTTCTCTATGGAGTTCTCACACTACAACCCTTGTCCAGCTAACGTAGCTGAAGGCGTTATCGCTAAAGTTAAAGAAGAAAACGCTAAAAAATAA
- a CDS encoding DsbE family thiol:disulfide interchange protein yields MTMDVKKKKQLMTRLIPLIVFLCVSIFLYIGLFRDATVLESTFIGRPVPEFALNDLVEPELQHDKSVLSGKPMLLNVWATWCPTCYAEHKYLNELAEDGVYIVGMNYKDERKKALRWLEELDNPYKISLYDPDGMLGLDLGVYGAPETFFIDSKGIIQYKHVGDINPRNWNSELKAVYEQLK; encoded by the coding sequence ATGACTATGGATGTGAAAAAAAAGAAACAGCTTATGACACGACTAATACCTTTAATTGTATTTTTATGTGTGTCTATTTTCCTTTACATCGGCTTATTTCGTGACGCTACCGTGTTGGAGTCGACCTTTATCGGTCGACCAGTACCTGAGTTTGCATTAAACGATTTAGTTGAACCTGAACTACAACATGATAAAAGTGTGTTATCAGGTAAGCCTATGTTGTTAAATGTCTGGGCTACGTGGTGCCCAACATGTTACGCCGAGCATAAATACTTAAATGAACTTGCTGAAGACGGTGTTTATATTGTTGGCATGAACTATAAAGACGAACGTAAAAAAGCATTGCGATGGCTAGAAGAATTAGATAATCCATATAAGATCAGTCTTTATGATCCCGATGGTATGCTAGGGCTTGATCTCGGCGTTTACGGTGCCCCTGAAACTTTCTTCATCGACAGCAAAGGCATTATTCAATACAAGCACGTGGGTGACATTAATCCGCGTAATTGGAATAGTGAATTAAAAGCTGTTTATGAGCAGCTTAAATAA
- a CDS encoding heme ABC transporter permease has product MWKWLHPYAKPEKSYNLAGKMLPWFAIFSAISLTIGTVWGFVFAPADYQQGDSFRIIYLHVPAASLSMGAYLSMAIAAFIGLVWQLKMADMAVAAIAPIGAVFTAIALFTGAVWGKPMWGAWWVWDARLTSELILLFLYLGVIAIYGAFSDKLLAGRAAGILALVGVINLPIIHYSVEWWNTLHQKATISKFDKPSMDTDMLWPLLINLLGFGLLFGTLTLMRFRNELITRESHRPWVKKLFIEDK; this is encoded by the coding sequence ATGTGGAAATGGCTGCATCCTTATGCAAAACCAGAAAAAAGTTATAACCTAGCCGGTAAAATGCTGCCTTGGTTTGCAATTTTTAGTGCTATCTCACTCACAATCGGCACGGTTTGGGGTTTTGTATTCGCGCCCGCTGATTATCAACAAGGCGATAGTTTCCGAATCATCTACTTGCATGTACCTGCGGCTTCACTCTCTATGGGTGCTTATTTAAGCATGGCTATTGCTGCCTTCATTGGTTTGGTTTGGCAGCTGAAAATGGCTGATATGGCGGTTGCTGCAATTGCTCCTATTGGTGCTGTCTTTACTGCTATTGCATTATTTACGGGTGCTGTATGGGGTAAACCTATGTGGGGCGCTTGGTGGGTATGGGATGCACGTTTAACCTCTGAACTTATCTTATTATTTTTATATCTTGGTGTGATTGCTATATATGGCGCGTTTAGCGACAAACTGCTTGCTGGCCGTGCTGCTGGTATTCTTGCGCTAGTTGGTGTGATTAACTTACCAATTATTCATTACTCTGTTGAGTGGTGGAATACATTACATCAAAAAGCCACGATTAGTAAATTCGATAAACCGTCAATGGATACCGATATGCTGTGGCCTTTACTGATCAATTTATTAGGCTTTGGTTTACTGTTTGGTACCTTGACCTTGATGCGTTTTAGAAATGAATTAATTACCCGTGAGTCGCACAGACCTTGGGTGAAAAAATTATTTATCGAGGACAAGTAA
- the ccmI gene encoding c-type cytochrome biogenesis protein CcmI — protein MLLFWIVSIVLVIAAALAFVIPVSGDNKLTGATRDQLNKDLYKSRISELADDEDQGLLDKSTEFIDEMQRGLLDDVVDEKVEKVSTANSTFIWLAGVVFLVIFSVSVYLTLGARDQVANWEDVYSRLPELTNRVMKEGDKVTDQEISDFQLALTTKMIAEPDNEFGWLLLGRLNVALGDSNAAFIAMDRAYKLAPMNTSIVTGYAQALMLSDDPEKNNLARKILMDLKQEKPGDIEVLSTSAFMALENQDYLGAIEQWQRMLPLLAGQPDRLEMIKGSIEYARKQIAEKNGSALVVESSESSVDSRPVATSTETNTATSDVVAGNEQVTITITAEQAEMKGYLYVYVQAAAGPKAPLAVKRIMDPTFPLTITLSDRDAMMAQMKMSQFPSIKVSAKLSQDSDVTTKEDDINSNIVTLNEGDSRVVTLNLSH, from the coding sequence ATGTTGTTATTTTGGATAGTAAGTATTGTATTGGTTATTGCTGCCGCGCTGGCATTTGTTATTCCGGTTTCGGGCGATAACAAGTTAACAGGCGCGACACGAGACCAGTTAAACAAAGACCTGTATAAAAGTCGTATCAGTGAATTAGCTGACGATGAAGATCAAGGTTTGTTAGACAAAAGTACTGAGTTTATTGATGAAATGCAACGTGGTCTATTAGATGACGTTGTTGACGAGAAAGTGGAAAAAGTGAGTACTGCGAACTCGACATTCATCTGGCTTGCGGGTGTTGTATTCTTAGTTATTTTCTCTGTGTCTGTTTACCTGACGTTGGGTGCTCGTGATCAAGTAGCAAACTGGGAAGATGTGTATTCACGTTTACCTGAGCTAACTAATCGTGTAATGAAAGAGGGTGATAAAGTAACAGATCAAGAGATCTCTGACTTTCAACTAGCACTAACGACGAAAATGATAGCTGAACCGGATAATGAATTTGGTTGGCTATTACTGGGCCGCTTAAACGTTGCTTTAGGCGACTCAAATGCAGCGTTCATTGCGATGGATCGTGCTTATAAACTGGCGCCGATGAATACATCAATCGTGACGGGTTATGCACAAGCGTTAATGTTGAGTGATGATCCTGAGAAAAATAATCTTGCACGCAAGATATTGATGGACCTAAAACAAGAAAAACCAGGTGATATTGAAGTACTTTCTACGTCTGCATTTATGGCGTTAGAAAATCAAGATTACCTTGGTGCAATTGAGCAATGGCAACGTATGTTACCGTTACTTGCTGGTCAGCCAGATCGTCTGGAAATGATTAAAGGCAGTATTGAATATGCTCGAAAACAGATTGCAGAGAAAAACGGTTCTGCACTGGTTGTCGAGAGTTCGGAATCATCAGTTGATAGTCGTCCTGTTGCAACAAGTACAGAAACGAATACAGCGACAAGTGACGTAGTTGCGGGTAATGAGCAAGTGACGATCACGATTACTGCTGAGCAAGCTGAAATGAAAGGTTACTTGTATGTTTACGTGCAAGCCGCTGCCGGTCCTAAAGCGCCGCTTGCAGTTAAACGTATCATGGACCCGACATTCCCATTAACGATCACACTATCTGATCGTGATGCAATGATGGCGCAAATGAAGATGTCGCAATTCCCATCGATTAAAGTCAGCGCGAAGCTTTCTCAAGATTCAGATGTGACAACGAAAGAAGATGATATCAATTCTAATATTGTGACACTTAATGAAGGCGATTCACGTGTTGTGACGCTTAATTTAAGTCATTAA
- a CDS encoding heme lyase CcmF/NrfE family subunit — protein sequence MIPEIGHFSLIVATALSFLLAIYPLIGAKINHPGMINSAKPLAIMQFLLMTLSFIVLSYAFATDDFSVGYVATNSNSLLPLRYKISAVWGGHEGSLLLWSLTLAIWTAAVALFSRGIPKVALARVLAVMGMIAIGFNLFILLTSNPFDRTLPYLPLDGNDLNPLLQDIGLIFHPPMLYMGYVGFSVAFAFAIAALMAGRLDSAWARWSRPWTLIAWVFLTAGIALGSWWAYYELGWGGWWFWDPVENSSFMPWLAGTALIHSLAVSEKRGVFKSWTVLLSISAFSLSLLGTFLVRSGVLVSVHAFASDPARGLFILAFLIAVVGGSLLLYAVKGSEIKSRGKYGLFSRETFLLMNNVLLIAALLVVLIGTLLPLVHKELGMGSISIGVPFFNNIFFYIIIPFAIALGVAPLLRWKKQEADLRPLFIQLAVIAVASIALAVALPAIFADKIKIVAVVGFALAFWVIITSMLEVYIRATHRHSFATGVIKLGRSHWAMVLGHIGLAMMLIGISATQNYKIEKDLRMLPGDEVVFADYLFEFERIGEANGSNYEGYKAVFNISKDGKFETVMKAEKRSYFAQRSMPMTEAAIDWGVTRDLYIALGEQLADDSWAIRIYYEPFIRFIWWGGLVMSIGGLLAVSDRRYRFVNKGAAKAQ from the coding sequence ATGATCCCTGAGATTGGACATTTTAGTTTAATTGTCGCAACGGCTCTGTCGTTCTTGTTGGCAATTTATCCACTGATAGGCGCGAAGATTAATCATCCAGGTATGATTAATAGCGCTAAACCATTAGCCATCATGCAATTCTTATTAATGACTTTGTCATTTATTGTATTGTCTTATGCATTTGCGACGGATGATTTTTCTGTCGGTTATGTCGCGACGAATTCGAATTCATTACTGCCACTGCGATATAAAATATCGGCTGTATGGGGTGGTCATGAAGGCTCACTCTTATTGTGGTCTTTAACCCTCGCTATTTGGACTGCTGCTGTGGCACTGTTCAGCCGTGGTATACCGAAGGTTGCGCTTGCGCGCGTGCTGGCGGTGATGGGGATGATTGCGATTGGTTTTAACTTGTTTATCTTGTTAACGTCAAATCCGTTTGATCGTACCTTACCTTATTTACCACTTGACGGTAATGACTTAAATCCGCTGTTACAAGATATTGGTTTGATTTTCCATCCGCCAATGCTGTATATGGGTTATGTTGGTTTCTCTGTCGCGTTTGCTTTTGCAATTGCAGCATTAATGGCTGGTCGTCTTGACTCTGCATGGGCACGTTGGTCGCGTCCTTGGACACTTATTGCTTGGGTATTCCTCACCGCAGGTATCGCATTGGGTAGTTGGTGGGCTTATTATGAACTTGGCTGGGGTGGTTGGTGGTTCTGGGATCCTGTAGAAAATTCATCATTTATGCCTTGGCTTGCCGGCACAGCGTTAATTCACTCGTTAGCAGTGAGTGAGAAACGTGGTGTATTCAAATCATGGACTGTGCTGCTTTCTATTTCAGCGTTTAGCTTAAGTTTATTAGGTACTTTCTTAGTACGTTCTGGCGTACTGGTATCTGTGCATGCGTTCGCTTCAGATCCTGCACGTGGTTTGTTTATTTTAGCCTTTTTAATCGCAGTTGTTGGTGGTTCATTACTGCTTTACGCTGTAAAAGGTTCAGAGATTAAGAGTCGTGGTAAATACGGCCTGTTTTCTCGCGAAACATTCTTGCTAATGAATAATGTATTGTTAATTGCAGCATTACTTGTTGTATTGATTGGTACCTTGTTACCGCTAGTACATAAAGAATTAGGTATGGGCTCGATTTCAATCGGTGTACCATTCTTTAATAATATCTTCTTCTACATCATCATTCCGTTTGCTATTGCTTTGGGCGTTGCACCGTTATTACGTTGGAAGAAACAAGAAGCTGATTTACGTCCGTTGTTTATTCAGTTAGCGGTTATTGCTGTAGCGAGTATCGCATTAGCGGTGGCACTACCTGCCATTTTTGCGGATAAGATTAAAATTGTTGCAGTCGTTGGTTTTGCATTAGCATTCTGGGTGATTATCACCAGCATGTTAGAAGTGTATATTCGTGCAACACATCGTCATAGCTTTGCTACAGGTGTCATCAAATTAGGTCGTAGTCATTGGGCTATGGTGCTTGGTCACATTGGTTTAGCAATGATGCTGATTGGTATTTCTGCAACCCAGAATTACAAAATCGAAAAAGATTTACGTATGCTACCGGGCGATGAAGTTGTCTTCGCTGATTACTTATTCGAATTCGAACGCATTGGTGAAGCTAATGGCTCGAACTACGAAGGTTATAAAGCGGTATTTAATATCAGTAAAGACGGTAAGTTTGAAACTGTCATGAAGGCTGAAAAACGTAGCTACTTTGCACAACGTAGTATGCCTATGACTGAAGCTGCGATTGACTGGGGTGTAACCCGTGATCTTTACATTGCACTTGGCGAGCAACTTGCTGATGACTCGTGGGCAATTCGTATTTATTACGAACCCTTTATTCGTTTTATCTGGTGGGGTGGCTTAGTCATGTCGATTGGTGGTTTATTAGCTGTATCTGATCGCCGTTATCGTTTTGTGAATAAAGGTGCTGCGAAAGCGCAATAA
- a CDS encoding DUF3087 family protein produces the protein MKLQQIDKVRYRKHLNMASVVATAVLIFFALVYGQVLIHFFAAADGNNFKLNLAGVVLGVISLLVVFNLVRHHPYLIEVMYVWDLKQANNKIYRKLHHIKTALANSDNTNIDAITILHYYYTASKQQYNLDNNTLTMESLTADIAKLDSLITAQNLTISVDDYNSDLLKQF, from the coding sequence ATGAAATTACAACAGATAGACAAAGTGCGTTACCGTAAACACTTAAACATGGCGAGCGTCGTTGCAACTGCCGTTTTAATCTTTTTTGCCTTGGTTTATGGTCAAGTTTTAATTCACTTTTTTGCCGCTGCCGATGGCAATAACTTTAAGCTCAATTTAGCGGGTGTGGTTTTAGGTGTCATCAGCTTACTCGTGGTATTCAACCTTGTACGTCACCACCCTTATTTAATTGAAGTCATGTATGTTTGGGATCTAAAACAAGCGAATAACAAGATTTACCGTAAGCTCCATCATATTAAAACAGCGTTAGCAAACAGCGATAATACTAATATAGATGCGATCACTATCCTGCACTACTATTACACCGCATCGAAACAGCAATATAATCTAGATAACAACACATTGACAATGGAAAGCCTAACGGCAGATATAGCCAAGTTAGACAGTCTAATCACTGCACAGAATTTAACAATTTCCGTTGACGACTACAATTCAGACCTTTTAAAACAATTTTAA
- a CDS encoding cytochrome c-type biogenesis protein — MKKLFVLMTFMLSFNVAAVIDVYDFENAEQEALFRTLTAELRCPKCQNNNLADSNASLAKDMRTKTYHMVVEGKTEDQIVTYWIDRFGNFVLYKPPVTLGTAILWVGPGLFVLFGGLIIVRNSRRKVSVTADDRDEALSSAEKARLAKILKDSEK; from the coding sequence ATGAAAAAATTATTCGTATTAATGACTTTTATGCTGAGTTTCAATGTCGCAGCTGTTATTGATGTTTATGACTTTGAGAACGCTGAGCAAGAGGCTTTGTTTAGGACATTAACGGCAGAACTACGTTGCCCTAAATGTCAAAATAATAATCTTGCGGATTCAAATGCGTCTCTGGCAAAAGATATGCGTACAAAAACATATCATATGGTTGTTGAAGGTAAAACAGAAGACCAAATTGTGACATATTGGATTGATCGATTTGGTAACTTCGTACTTTATAAGCCGCCAGTAACCTTAGGCACTGCCATTTTATGGGTTGGCCCTGGTTTGTTTGTATTATTTGGTGGTCTTATCATTGTTCGTAACAGTCGTCGTAAGGTCAGTGTTACCGCTGATGATCGTGATGAAGCGTTATCGAGTGCGGAAAAAGCCCGTTTGGCCAAAATTTTAAAGGATAGCGAGAAATAG
- the ccmD gene encoding heme exporter protein CcmD, translating into MQFDSFSAFLAMGGYGFYVWLAVAFSLLTLGSLTITTIIKRRQIIHEIKNKHQRIQRMRAAEKMENTL; encoded by the coding sequence ATGCAATTTGATAGCTTTTCAGCTTTTTTAGCAATGGGTGGTTATGGTTTTTATGTCTGGCTAGCAGTTGCTTTCAGCCTGCTAACATTAGGCTCATTAACGATTACTACAATTATCAAACGTCGCCAAATCATTCATGAAATTAAAAATAAGCATCAGCGTATTCAACGTATGCGTGCTGCTGAAAAAATGGAGAATACGCTGTGA
- a CDS encoding cupin domain-containing protein, with the protein MYKLNLDLDDFMQNYWQKKPLLIKAGFKDFVDPISPDEIAGLAMEEEITSRMVWREEDKWQAACGPFTEFERMEQDGSAILVQAINHWHEPSAELANTFNFIPSWRFDDLMVSYSTDTGGVGPHVDRYCVFIIQGLGKRHWRVGAQDMNPQEFAANGALKHCEAFDAVIDTVLEPGDILYIPPYAPHEGYAVGEAINYSVGFRAQDQKELLNDFGDYLLQQNKEFVRYSDPKLQPRAEHGSIEASEVQGLTDIMTSLMADKSVMHDFLGRHYSESAHELDLVVPEGGYIADYAIVVDEIGMESYLRKVNGLKTLYFPEMPTSCFIDGERYDFDASIAASVQTLCNTTEQSAKQLEELMKDKAFGLQLIEWVNLGYWHFE; encoded by the coding sequence ATGTATAAATTAAATCTTGATCTTGATGACTTCATGCAAAATTATTGGCAGAAAAAACCACTGTTGATTAAAGCGGGATTCAAGGATTTTGTTGATCCAATTAGCCCGGATGAAATTGCTGGTTTAGCAATGGAAGAAGAAATTACTTCGCGCATGGTATGGCGTGAAGAAGACAAATGGCAGGCTGCATGTGGCCCTTTCACTGAGTTTGAACGTATGGAACAAGACGGTTCAGCTATCTTAGTACAAGCGATCAACCATTGGCACGAACCTTCGGCTGAATTAGCTAATACCTTTAACTTTATTCCAAGCTGGCGCTTTGATGATTTAATGGTTTCTTATAGCACTGATACAGGTGGCGTAGGCCCGCATGTTGACCGTTATTGTGTATTCATCATTCAAGGCTTAGGCAAGCGCCATTGGCGTGTTGGTGCACAGGATATGAATCCTCAAGAGTTTGCTGCTAACGGCGCTCTGAAGCATTGTGAAGCGTTTGACGCGGTGATTGATACAGTATTAGAACCTGGTGATATTTTATATATCCCACCTTATGCACCGCATGAAGGTTATGCTGTTGGCGAAGCGATTAACTACTCAGTAGGTTTCCGCGCCCAAGATCAAAAAGAATTGTTAAACGACTTTGGTGATTACCTGCTACAACAAAACAAAGAGTTTGTTCGTTATAGCGATCCTAAGTTACAGCCACGTGCTGAACACGGTTCTATCGAAGCAAGTGAAGTGCAAGGTCTAACGGACATCATGACATCATTAATGGCTGATAAAAGCGTTATGCATGATTTCCTTGGCCGTCATTACAGCGAATCTGCACACGAACTCGATTTAGTTGTACCAGAAGGTGGTTACATTGCGGATTACGCTATCGTAGTTGATGAAATCGGTATGGAATCTTATTTACGTAAAGTGAATGGTCTGAAGACATTATACTTCCCTGAAATGCCAACGAGCTGTTTTATTGATGGCGAGCGTTATGACTTTGATGCAAGTATTGCTGCAAGCGTGCAAACCTTATGTAACACGACTGAGCAGTCTGCAAAACAACTTGAAGAATTAATGAAAGATAAAGCATTTGGTCTGCAACTGATTGAATGGGTTAACTTAGGTTACTGGCACTTCGAGTAA
- the ccmE gene encoding cytochrome c maturation protein CcmE, whose product MNPRRKKRLLVALVIIIGLGSMTGLVLYALKQNIDLFYTPTQLVEGLGEDKVKPEVGQRLRIGGLVMPGTVKRNMDDLKVSFVLSDDKGGLVTLEYEGILPDLFREGQGIVAQGVLKSANVITASEVLAKHDEEYMPPEVAEAIKGIKHMKPEYGNETK is encoded by the coding sequence GTGAATCCCAGACGTAAAAAACGCTTATTGGTAGCGTTGGTTATTATTATTGGCTTAGGTAGCATGACTGGCCTTGTGCTTTATGCTTTAAAACAGAATATTGATTTATTCTATACGCCGACCCAACTTGTTGAAGGCCTAGGTGAAGATAAAGTTAAACCTGAGGTTGGCCAACGCTTACGTATTGGCGGCTTAGTGATGCCGGGTACTGTCAAGCGTAATATGGATGACCTTAAGGTTAGTTTCGTGCTAAGCGATGATAAAGGCGGTTTAGTGACGTTAGAATACGAAGGTATCTTGCCAGATTTATTCCGTGAAGGGCAAGGTATTGTGGCGCAGGGCGTATTAAAGTCAGCTAATGTGATTACTGCATCTGAAGTACTTGCGAAACATGATGAAGAATATATGCCACCCGAAGTTGCTGAAGCAATTAAAGGGATTAAGCATATGAAACCAGAATACGGAAACGAAACCAAATAA